A DNA window from Macrobrachium rosenbergii isolate ZJJX-2024 chromosome 41, ASM4041242v1, whole genome shotgun sequence contains the following coding sequences:
- the LOC136827234 gene encoding uncharacterized protein: MFPPPSLTSHLLTSPSPTSHLPTSPSLTSYVSNPIPYLSSSHLLPDFLSSHLPPPHPFPLMFPPHPLPLIFPPPPPRLLIFPPPHPSPLIFPPPTSPTSHLPTSPTSCFSSFHLPHPPTSHLPSSHLPSPSSHLPNLLLLIFLPPPSPYLSSSQPPSPTSYLPTSHPYLSSPPSPSPTSNLPISPSPTSHFPPSHPLHLIFPFHIPYLSCSHLPIPHLSFSHLPHPLPLIVPPPHPHFSSYQALRWVYFFFSHLATSTHPPISHLPTSPIPFLSSSHLPIPYLSSSHLLHPLPLIVPPPHPLLVILPHPPIPYLSSYHIHPSPTSHFPTSPSPSSHRPTSPSPYFSSYHVHPSPTSRLPTSPPPSSHRPTSPIPLLLILPPPHPHTSYLLTSPIPFLSLSHLPIPYFSSYHLHPSPTSHLPISHPLPLIVPPPPSPTSHRPTSPSPTSHRPTSPSPTSHPPTSPSPTSHPPTSPSPTSHPPTSTLSRI; this comes from the exons atgttcccacccccatcccttaCCTCTCATCTTCTTACCTCCCCCTCCCCGACTTCTCATCTTCCCACCTCCCCATCCCTTACCTCTTATGTTTCCAACCCCATCCCTTACCTCTCATCTTCCCACCTCCTCCCCGACTTCTTATCTTCCCACCTTCCACCTCCCCATCCCTTTCCTCTTATGTTCCCACCCCATCCCTTACCTCTCATcttcccacctccccctccccgacTTCTCATCTTCCCACCTCCCCATCCCTCACCTCTCATCTTccctcctcccacttcccctaCCTCACATCTTCCCACCTCCCCAACCTCCTGCTTCTCATCTTTTCACCTCCCCCATCCACCTACCTCTCATCTtccctcctcccacctcccctccccatcttccCACCTCCCCAACCTCCTACTTCTCATCTTTTTACCTCCCCCATCCCCCTACCTCTCATCTTCCCAACCCCCATCCCCTACCTCTTATCTTCCCACCTCCCACCCCTACCTCtcatctcccccttccccatcccctaccTCTAATCTTCCCATCTCCCCATCCCCTACCTCTCATtttcccccttcccatcccctacATCTCATCTTCCCCTTCCACATCCCCTACCTCTCATGTTCCCACCTCCCCATCCCCCACCTCTCATTTTCccaccttccccatccccttcctcttaTCGTCCCACCTCCCCATCCCCACTTCTCATCTTaccaagctcttcgttgg gtatacttttttttttctcatcttgcCACCTCCACCCATCCCCCTATCTCTCATCTTCCcacctctcccatccccttcctctcATCGTCCCACCTCCCCATCCCCTACCTCTCATCCTCCCACCTCCTCCATCCCCTACCTCTCATCGTCCCACCTCCCCATCCCCTACTTGTCATCTTACCACATCCACCCATCCCCTACTTGTCATCTTACCACATCCACCCATCCCCTACCTCTCATTTTCCAACCTCCCCGTCCCCTTCCTCCCATCGTCCCACCTCCCCATCCCCTTACTTCTCATCTTACCACGTCCACCCGTCCCCTACCTCTCGTCttcccacctccccacccccttcctctcaTCGTCCCACCTCCCCCATCCCCTTACTTCTCATCTTGCCACCTCCCCATCCCCATACCTCTTATCTTCTTACCTCCCCTATCCCATTCCTCTCATTGTCCCACCTCCCCATCCCCTACTTCTCATCTTACCACCTCCACCCATCCCCTACCTCTCATCTTCCCATCTCCCATCCCCTACCTCTCATCGTCCCACCTCCCCCATCCCCTACCTCTCATCGCCCCACCTCCCCATCCCCTACCTCTCATCGCCCCACCTCCCCATCCCCTACCTCTCATCCTCCCACCTCCCCATCCCCTACCTCTCATCCTCCCACCTCCCCATCCCCTACCTCTCATCCTCCCACCTCCACTCTCAGTCGCATCTGA